The following is a genomic window from Aquificota bacterium.
AAAGCCCGATTGTATAGTGGTGGTGGCCTACGGCAAGATTTTGCCACCGGAGGTTATAAACTACCCAAGGTATGGCTGTATAAACCTTCATGCGAGCCTTTTGCCAGCTTACAGAGGCTCTGCGCCAATACATAGGGCTTTAATGGCAGGAGAGAAAAAAACAGGAAATACGGTGATGCTTATGGACGAGGGTATGGATACGGGTGCCATCCTTTCTCAAGAGGAGGAAGAAATTCTGGAAGAGGATAACTTAAAAACCCTTTCTGAGAGGCTTTCCCGAAGGGGTGCAGACCTTTTGGTAAGAACTTTAAAAGACTGGTTTAAAGGGAAAATAGAACCCATTCCACAGGATCACAAAAGGGCTACTTACGCACCACCCATTCAAAAGGAAGAGTATAGGATATGCTGGAAGGCACAAGCGGAAAGTGTAAAAGATAGGATAAGAGGCCTATACCCAGATTGCCATACCTTTACAGAAAAGGGAGAAAGGGTAAAGGTTTTGAAAGTTAAAGTGGTTCAAGGTGAGGGAAGTCCGGGAGAGGTTTTGGATAGAAAAAGGCTTATAGTGGCTTGTGGAGAGGGTGCGGTAGAAATTTTAGAGCTTATATCTCCAAAGGGAAAGCTTATGAGCGGAGAGGAGTTTATGAGAGGGTATAAGGTGGAAAGGTTTTATTAGCTCCACAGCTTTCCAAAGACTTCCAAAGGCATGTTAGGCTCAGGGTTTATGTCATCTGGAACAGTTATACCTCTTTTGAACCTCTCCATGCCCGCATAGGCTATCATCTGGGCGTTATCGGTAGAGAGCTTGGGATGTGGAATGTAAAGCTCAAACCCAAGCCTTTGTGAAAGCTCGGAAAATCTTTTCCTTAGCTCCGAGTTTGCAGAAACTCCACCTACTATTACAAGCCTTTTTATACCAGTTTTTTCCATAGCAAGAAGGGCCTTCCTTTCTAAGACATCCATC
Proteins encoded in this region:
- the fmt gene encoding methionyl-tRNA formyltransferase, producing MRLLFFGTPDFAVPSLLRLTKEFNVVGLVCQPDKPSGRGQRLTPPPTKMVAKELGIEAFQPEKKAQIIPIVESLKPDCIVVVAYGKILPPEVINYPRYGCINLHASLLPAYRGSAPIHRALMAGEKKTGNTVMLMDEGMDTGAILSQEEEEILEEDNLKTLSERLSRRGADLLVRTLKDWFKGKIEPIPQDHKRATYAPPIQKEEYRICWKAQAESVKDRIRGLYPDCHTFTEKGERVKVLKVKVVQGEGSPGEVLDRKRLIVACGEGAVEILELISPKGKLMSGEEFMRGYKVERFY